One genomic window of Ziziphus jujuba cultivar Dongzao chromosome 4, ASM3175591v1 includes the following:
- the LOC107416681 gene encoding E3 ubiquitin-protein ligase At3g02290, whose translation MGSVCCCLNVQDFEDYMNPNSSVYRNCICLSCFIQNVLNVYASIFQRGEVHSLPSSVQGTASMTSAASYDNSLADMYRSPPRPLPYDADPRYFRLQRDGLISRREKGSSHSHEESEPLRGDVDAENESLSTGDKWNESACEDGSKEQRSKSSIKFSSAKTTTGVINLYTSSEDEDVCPTCLEEYTKENPRIVTKCSHHFHLGCIYEWMERSDSCPVCGKVMVFDETT comes from the exons ATGGGTTCAGTTTGTTGCTGTTTGAATGTTCAGGATTTTGAAGATTATATGAATCCAAACAGCTCTGTATATAGGAATTGCATATGCCTTAGTTGCTTTATCCAGAATGTTTTAAATGTG TATGCATCAATCTTCCAAAGAGGGGAAGTGCATTCCCTCCCTTCATCCGTTCAGGGGACGGCTTCTATGACTTCTGCAGCATCATATGACAACTCTTTAGCTGACATGTATCGTTCTCCTCCAAGGCCCTTGCCTTATGATGCTGATCCCAGATATTTCCGCTTGCAGCGGGATGGATTGATTTCAAGGCGTGAGAAAGGCTCAAGCCATTCACATGAAGAATCAGAACCTCTGAGAGGTGATGTTGATGCAGAGAATGAATCTTTGAGTACAGGAGACAAATGGAATGAATCTGCTTGTGAAGATGGATCAAAAGAACAGCGTTCTAAGTCCTCAATAAAGTTCTCATCTGCTAAAACCACAACTGGAGTTATCAACCTTTACACATCATCTGAAGATGAGGATGTCTGTCCAACATGTCTTGAAG AATATACCAAGGAAAACCCTAGAATAGTAACAAAATGCTCTCATCATTTTCACCTTGGTTGTATTTATGAATGGATGGAGAGAAGTGATAGCTGTCCTGTTTGTGGCAAG GTGATGGTATTCGATGAAACGACTTAA
- the LOC107416679 gene encoding uncharacterized protein LOC107416679 produces MRLVSLQSVSVFSLTKQTKKNCRYIGIMASSVSTNAGKKHIRIDVSSDTVCPWCLVGKKNLDKAVAASKDKYEFEIRWHPFQLSPDAPKEGIDKREYYRKKFGARSEQMAAEMSTIFKSHDLDYNFSGLTGNTVDSHRLIYLAGKQGLDKQHRVVEELFLGYFTQAKFIGDRNFLLECASKAGVTGSEEFLANPNNGIQEVKEEFEKFSSNISGVPYYVINGETKLRGAQAPEMFLKAFQVSGN; encoded by the exons ATGCGTTTGGTTTCTCTTCAAAGCGTCTCAGTTTTCTCTCTCACCAAACAAACCAAG AAAAATTGCAGATACATAGGGATCATGGCTAGTTCAGTTAGTACCAATGCAGGAAAAAAACATATTCGAATTGATGTGTCTTCGGATACTGTATGCCCATGGTGCCTCGTGGGCAAAAAGAATCTTGACAAAGCTGTAGCTGCATCTAAGGATAAATATGAGTTTGAG ATAAGATGGCATCCTTTTCAACTTAGCCCTGATGCTCCAAAAGAAGGAATTGATAAGAGAGAATATTATAGGAAAAAGTTTGGGGCTCGATCTGAACAGATGGCTGCTGAAATGTCAACG ATATTTAAGAGTCATGACCTGGATTATAACTTCAGTGGACTCAC AGGAAATACTGTAGACAGCCACAGGCTTATTTATTTAGCTGGGAAGCAGGGTCTTGATAAGCAACATAGAGTTGTGGAGGAGCTCTTCCTTGGATACTTTACACAGGCAAAGTTCATTGGTGATCG GAACTTTCTTCTGGAATGTGCTAGCAAAGCAGGAGTAACAGGGTCAGAAGAGTTTCTTGCAAACCCCAACAATGGGATTCAGGAG GTCAAAGAGGAGTTTGAGAAGTTCTCAAGTAACATTTCTGGAGTTCCATATTATGTG ATTAATGGGGAGACGAAATTGCGTGGAGCCCAAGCCCCTGAGATGTTCTTGAAAGCTTTTCAAGTATCTggaaattga
- the LOC107409223 gene encoding ultraviolet-B receptor UVR8 isoform X1: MDMDDIFGTARPVSLPTKSAIYVWGYNQSGQTGREGKERQLRIPKQLPPELFGCPAGANSRWLDIACGREHTAAVASDGSLFTWGANDFGQLGDGTEEGRKYPTKVKQLQTEFVKSVSCGAHCTAAIAEPRENDGTISTRRLWVWGQNQGSDFPRLYWGAFPQNTIIRQVSCGAVHVVALSEDGLLQAWGYNEFGQLGRGITCEGLQGARVINAYAKFLDEAPELVKITQVSCGEYHTAAISEKGEVYTWGLGSMGQLGHCSLQSGDKELLPRRVVALDGILIKDVACGGVHTCAVTQKGALYAWGGGQSGQLGLGPQTGFFSCVPNDSKSLLRNIPVLVVPTGVQLVACGNSHTLISSRDGRIHGWGYNSYGQAANEKSSYAWYPSAVDWCVGEVRKLAAGGGHSAVLTDACSLKELCEFRLADSVTPMNASEVGDVASRTGAEALARLCERLRCVISTGLACELIQNGSCKISSEHMLDGGGCGYEDEISGERI; this comes from the exons ATGGATATGGATGATATATTTGGCACCGCACGACCTGTGAGTCTTCCAACAAAGAGTGCAATTTACGTGTGGGGTTATAACCAGTCGGGACAGACGGGTAGGGAGGGGAAAGAACGCCAATTGAGGATTCCAAAGCAGCTTCCTCCAGAGCTTTTTGGATGCCCAGCAGGGGCAAATTCACGCTGGTTGGATATAGCTTGTGGCCGTGAGCATACAGCAGCTGTAGCCTCAGATGGGTCGCTTTTCACTTGGG GAGCTAATGACTTTGGTCAACTGGGAGATGGAACTGAGGAGGGTAGGAAATACCCAACGAAGGTGAAACAATTGCAGACAGAGTTTGTGAAATCCGTGTCTTGTGGAGCACATTGTACTGCTGCTATTGCAGAACCTCGTGAAAATGATGGAACCATCTCCACACGTAGACTATGGGTTTGGGGGCAAAATCAG GGGTCAGATTTTCCACGTTTATACTGGGGAGCGTTTCCCCAAAATACG ATTATCCGTCAAGTTTCTTGTGGGGCAGTTCATGTGGTAGCTCTATCGGAGGATGGCCTGCTGCAAGCCTGGG GCTACAATGAATTTGGTCAACTTGGAAGAGGAATTACATGTGAAGGTTTACAGGGGGCACGTGTGATAAATGCATATGCAAAGTTTCTTGATGAAGCTCCTGAGCTTGTGAAGATTACCCAAGTGTCATGCGGGGAGTACCACACAGCAGCTATATCTGAAAAAGGCGAGGT GTATACTTGGGGACTGGGAAGCATGGGCCAACTTGGGCATTGTTCTCTTCAGTCTGGGGATAAAGAGTTATTGCCAAGGAGAGTGGTTGCACTTGATGGAATACTCATAAAGGATGTAGCATGTGGTGGCGTACATACATGTGCTGTGACTCAAAAAGGAGCACTCTATGCTTGGGGTGGTGGTCAATCAGGGCAGTTAGGGCTTGGCCCTCAAACTGGATTCTTTTCATGCGTTCCTAATGACTCGAAGTCTCTTCTCCGTAATATCCCTGTTTTGGTTGTTCCAACTGGTGTACAGCTTGTCGCATGCGGAAACTCGCACACTCTTATATCCTCTAGGGATGGAAGGATACATGGATGGGGCTACAATAGCTATGGTCAGGCAGCTAACGAGAAATCTTCCTATGCATGGTATCCATCAGCGGTTGATTG GTGCGTCGGGGAAGTGCGAAAACTAGCAGCCGGTGGTGGCCATTCAGCTGTTTTGACTGATGCATGCTCCTTGAAGGAATTGTGTGAATTTAGACTTGCAGATAGTGTGACTCCGATGAATGCTTCTGAAGTTGGAGATGTTGCATCACGAACTGGGGCAGAAGCTTTAGCACGTCTCTGTGAAAGACTGAG GTGTGTAATTTCAACTGGCCTTGCATGTGAACTTATACAGAATGGTTCTTGCAAAATTTCATC GGAGCATATGCTTGATGGTGGTGGTTGTGGGTATGAAGATGAGATCAGCGGTGAGAGGATTTGA
- the LOC107409223 gene encoding ultraviolet-B receptor UVR8 isoform X3, protein MDMDDIFGTARPVSLPTKSAIYVWGYNQSGQTGREGKERQLRIPKQLPPELFGCPAGANSRWLDIACGREHTAAVASDGSLFTWGANDFGQLGDGTEEGRKYPTKVKQLQTEFVKSVSCGAHCTAAIAEPRENDGTISTRRLWVWGQNQGSDFPRLYWGAFPQNTIIRQVSCGAVHVVALSEDGLLQAWGYNEFGQLGRGITCEGLQGARVINAYAKFLDEAPELVKITQVSCGEYHTAAISEKGEVYTWGLGSMGQLGHCSLQSGDKELLPRRVVALDGILIKDVACGGVHTCAVTQKGALYAWGGGQSGQLGLGPQTGFFSCVPNDSKSLLRNIPVLVVPTGVQLVACGNSHTLISSRDGRIHGWGYNSYGQAANEKSSYAWYPSAVDWCVGEVRKLAAGGGHSAVLTDACSLKELCEFRLADSVTPMNASEVGDVASRTGAEALARLCERLREHMLDGGGCGYEDEISGERI, encoded by the exons ATGGATATGGATGATATATTTGGCACCGCACGACCTGTGAGTCTTCCAACAAAGAGTGCAATTTACGTGTGGGGTTATAACCAGTCGGGACAGACGGGTAGGGAGGGGAAAGAACGCCAATTGAGGATTCCAAAGCAGCTTCCTCCAGAGCTTTTTGGATGCCCAGCAGGGGCAAATTCACGCTGGTTGGATATAGCTTGTGGCCGTGAGCATACAGCAGCTGTAGCCTCAGATGGGTCGCTTTTCACTTGGG GAGCTAATGACTTTGGTCAACTGGGAGATGGAACTGAGGAGGGTAGGAAATACCCAACGAAGGTGAAACAATTGCAGACAGAGTTTGTGAAATCCGTGTCTTGTGGAGCACATTGTACTGCTGCTATTGCAGAACCTCGTGAAAATGATGGAACCATCTCCACACGTAGACTATGGGTTTGGGGGCAAAATCAG GGGTCAGATTTTCCACGTTTATACTGGGGAGCGTTTCCCCAAAATACG ATTATCCGTCAAGTTTCTTGTGGGGCAGTTCATGTGGTAGCTCTATCGGAGGATGGCCTGCTGCAAGCCTGGG GCTACAATGAATTTGGTCAACTTGGAAGAGGAATTACATGTGAAGGTTTACAGGGGGCACGTGTGATAAATGCATATGCAAAGTTTCTTGATGAAGCTCCTGAGCTTGTGAAGATTACCCAAGTGTCATGCGGGGAGTACCACACAGCAGCTATATCTGAAAAAGGCGAGGT GTATACTTGGGGACTGGGAAGCATGGGCCAACTTGGGCATTGTTCTCTTCAGTCTGGGGATAAAGAGTTATTGCCAAGGAGAGTGGTTGCACTTGATGGAATACTCATAAAGGATGTAGCATGTGGTGGCGTACATACATGTGCTGTGACTCAAAAAGGAGCACTCTATGCTTGGGGTGGTGGTCAATCAGGGCAGTTAGGGCTTGGCCCTCAAACTGGATTCTTTTCATGCGTTCCTAATGACTCGAAGTCTCTTCTCCGTAATATCCCTGTTTTGGTTGTTCCAACTGGTGTACAGCTTGTCGCATGCGGAAACTCGCACACTCTTATATCCTCTAGGGATGGAAGGATACATGGATGGGGCTACAATAGCTATGGTCAGGCAGCTAACGAGAAATCTTCCTATGCATGGTATCCATCAGCGGTTGATTG GTGCGTCGGGGAAGTGCGAAAACTAGCAGCCGGTGGTGGCCATTCAGCTGTTTTGACTGATGCATGCTCCTTGAAGGAATTGTGTGAATTTAGACTTGCAGATAGTGTGACTCCGATGAATGCTTCTGAAGTTGGAGATGTTGCATCACGAACTGGGGCAGAAGCTTTAGCACGTCTCTGTGAAAGACTGAG GGAGCATATGCTTGATGGTGGTGGTTGTGGGTATGAAGATGAGATCAGCGGTGAGAGGATTTGA
- the LOC107409223 gene encoding ultraviolet-B receptor UVR8 isoform X2 gives MDMDDIFGTARPVSLPTKSAIYVWGYNQSGQTGREGKERQLRIPKQLPPELFGCPAGANSRWLDIACGREHTAAVASDGSLFTWGANDFGQLGDGTEEGRKYPTKVKQLQTEFVKSVSCGAHCTAAIAEPRENDGTISTRRLWVWGQNQGSDFPRLYWGAFPQNTIIRQVSCGAVHVVALSEDGLLQAWGYNEFGQLGRGITCEGLQGARVINAYAKFLDEAPELVKITQVSCGEYHTAAISEKGEVYTWGLGSMGQLGHCSLQSGDKELLPRRVVALDGILIKDVACGGVHTCAVTQKGALYAWGGGQSGQLGLGPQTGFFSCVPNDSKSLLRNIPVLVVPTGVQLVACGNSHTLISSRDGRIHGWGYNSYGQAANEKSSYAWCVGEVRKLAAGGGHSAVLTDACSLKELCEFRLADSVTPMNASEVGDVASRTGAEALARLCERLRCVISTGLACELIQNGSCKISSEHMLDGGGCGYEDEISGERI, from the exons ATGGATATGGATGATATATTTGGCACCGCACGACCTGTGAGTCTTCCAACAAAGAGTGCAATTTACGTGTGGGGTTATAACCAGTCGGGACAGACGGGTAGGGAGGGGAAAGAACGCCAATTGAGGATTCCAAAGCAGCTTCCTCCAGAGCTTTTTGGATGCCCAGCAGGGGCAAATTCACGCTGGTTGGATATAGCTTGTGGCCGTGAGCATACAGCAGCTGTAGCCTCAGATGGGTCGCTTTTCACTTGGG GAGCTAATGACTTTGGTCAACTGGGAGATGGAACTGAGGAGGGTAGGAAATACCCAACGAAGGTGAAACAATTGCAGACAGAGTTTGTGAAATCCGTGTCTTGTGGAGCACATTGTACTGCTGCTATTGCAGAACCTCGTGAAAATGATGGAACCATCTCCACACGTAGACTATGGGTTTGGGGGCAAAATCAG GGGTCAGATTTTCCACGTTTATACTGGGGAGCGTTTCCCCAAAATACG ATTATCCGTCAAGTTTCTTGTGGGGCAGTTCATGTGGTAGCTCTATCGGAGGATGGCCTGCTGCAAGCCTGGG GCTACAATGAATTTGGTCAACTTGGAAGAGGAATTACATGTGAAGGTTTACAGGGGGCACGTGTGATAAATGCATATGCAAAGTTTCTTGATGAAGCTCCTGAGCTTGTGAAGATTACCCAAGTGTCATGCGGGGAGTACCACACAGCAGCTATATCTGAAAAAGGCGAGGT GTATACTTGGGGACTGGGAAGCATGGGCCAACTTGGGCATTGTTCTCTTCAGTCTGGGGATAAAGAGTTATTGCCAAGGAGAGTGGTTGCACTTGATGGAATACTCATAAAGGATGTAGCATGTGGTGGCGTACATACATGTGCTGTGACTCAAAAAGGAGCACTCTATGCTTGGGGTGGTGGTCAATCAGGGCAGTTAGGGCTTGGCCCTCAAACTGGATTCTTTTCATGCGTTCCTAATGACTCGAAGTCTCTTCTCCGTAATATCCCTGTTTTGGTTGTTCCAACTGGTGTACAGCTTGTCGCATGCGGAAACTCGCACACTCTTATATCCTCTAGGGATGGAAGGATACATGGATGGGGCTACAATAGCTATGGTCAGGCAGCTAACGAGAAATCTTCCTATGCATG GTGCGTCGGGGAAGTGCGAAAACTAGCAGCCGGTGGTGGCCATTCAGCTGTTTTGACTGATGCATGCTCCTTGAAGGAATTGTGTGAATTTAGACTTGCAGATAGTGTGACTCCGATGAATGCTTCTGAAGTTGGAGATGTTGCATCACGAACTGGGGCAGAAGCTTTAGCACGTCTCTGTGAAAGACTGAG GTGTGTAATTTCAACTGGCCTTGCATGTGAACTTATACAGAATGGTTCTTGCAAAATTTCATC GGAGCATATGCTTGATGGTGGTGGTTGTGGGTATGAAGATGAGATCAGCGGTGAGAGGATTTGA
- the LOC107405930 gene encoding agamous-like MADS-box protein FUL-L: protein MGRGRVQLKRIENKISRQVTFSKRRTGLLKKAHEISVLCDAEVALIVFSSKGKLFEYSTDSCMERILERYERYSYVEQHFVANGSNSQGSWTHEYPKLKARIEVLQRNLRNFMGQDLDTLSLRELQNLEQQLDVALKRIRTKKNQLMYESISEMQKKEKALQTQNNQLSKKLKENEKISAAENAQWEQQGSAPNSSTFMLMPPPTPPLASLTIGGAFQAREAIDEDAVEQTRPVTNALMPPWMVHRMNK from the exons atggggagGGGTAGGGTTCAGCTAAAGCGGATCGAGAACAAGATAAGCAGGCAAGTAACGTTCTCAAAGAGAAGGACTGGATTGCTGAAGAAAGCTCATGAGATCTCTGTACTTTGTGATGCAGAAGTAGCTTTGATTGTTTTCTCTTCCAAAGGAAAGCTCTTTGAGTATTCTACGGATTCATG CATGGAAAGGATTTTGGAACGATACGAGAGATACTCATATGTAGAGCAGCACTTTGTTGCTAATGGTTCCAACTCCCAG GGAAGCTGGACTCACGAATATCCGAAGCTGAAGGCTAGGATTGAAGTTTTACAGAGGAACCTAAG GAATTTTATGGGACAAGATCTAGATACCTTAAGCTTACGAGAGCTTCAAAATTTAGAGCAACAGCTCGACGTCGCTCTTAAGCGCATACGAACCAAAAAG AACCAATTGATGTATGAATCCATTTCAGAGATGCAGAAGAAG GAGAAGGCATTGCAGACCCAAAACAACCAGCTATCAAAgaag CTGAAGGAAAATGAGAAGATCAGTGCAGCTGAGAATGCACAATGGGAGCAGCAAGGCAGTGCTCCAAACTCATCAACATTCATGCTAATGCCACCACCAACACCGCCACTTGCTTCTCTAACCATCGG TGGTGCTTTCCAGGCAAGAGAAGCCATAGATGAGGATGCTGTAGAACAAACTCGACCCGTCACCAACGCGCTTATGCCACCATGGATGGTTCACCGTATGAACAAATAA